In Rhodanobacter denitrificans, the sequence CCGCGAGACCGACATCACCTACAAGGGTTTCAAGGGGCCGGGCAACCAGGCCGAGGACCGCGACGCGCAGGGCGGCCGCGCGCTGCTCGGCGTGTTCGATTTCGGCAAGCTGAAGCAGCCGCTGGAGGTGAAGGTGGCGATCTCGCCGGTGAGCGAAGCGAACGCGATTGCCAATCTCGACCAGGACGGCGCCGGCTGGGACTTCGACGCCCGTCGCGCCGAGGCGAAGGCCGCCTGGGACCGGGCGCTGGCGGTGGTCGACGTGGACGCGCCGAAGACCGCGAAGACCCAGTTCTACACCGCGCTGTACCACGCCATGCTGTCGCCCACGCTGAGCATGGACGCCAACGGCGACTACCGCGGGCCGGACCACGCGGTGCACCGGGCCGAAGGCTTCGACTTCTACTCCACCTGGTCGCTGTGGGACGTCTACCGCGCGCAGCAGCCGCTGATGGTCCTGCTGCATTCCGAGCGCAGCACGGATTTCATCCGCTCGCTGATCGCCGCGCGCGAGGCCAGCCCGTTCGGCATCCTGCCGGTGTGGGCGTACCAGGGGCTGGAGACCTGGTGCATGATCGGCTACCACGCGGTGCCGGTGATCGCCGACGCCTACGTCAAGGGCGTGCGCGGCTTCGATGCGGACAAGGCGCTTGAGGCGATGGTGGCCAGCGCGACCTATGCGCCGTACGGCGACCTGGCCGACTACATGAAGCTCGGCTACGTGCCGATCGACAAGGAGCCCGAAGGCGCCTCGAAGACGCTGGAATACGCCTACGACGACTGGTCGCTGGCGCAGATGGCGAAGGCGATGGGCAGGGCCGACATCGCCGCCACGTTCGGCAAGCGGGCGGCGAACTGGCGTCATGCATGGGATCCGCAGACCGGCTTCATGCGCGCGCGGCTGGCCGACGGCACGTTCCGCGAGCCGTTCGATCCGGAGGCCGCCGGTTACGGCAGCGACTACACCGAGGGCAACGCGTGGCAGTACTCGTGGTACGTGCCGCAGGACGTGGCCGGGCTGATCGGCGCGATGGGCGGCGACGCGAAGTTCGTGGCCAGGCTCGATGCGCTGTTCGAGGCGAAGGTCGACCCGTCGCACTTCAAGCATGTCGAGGACATCACCGGGCTGATCGGCTGGTACGCGCACGGCAACGAGCCCAGCCATCACATCGCCTATCTGTACGACTACGCCGGCGCGCCGTGGAAGACGCAAGCCAGGCTGAAGCAGATCATGGACAGCCAGTACGCAGCGCGTCCCGACGGCCTGAGCGGCAACGACGACCTCGGCCAGATGTCGGCCTGGTACGTGTTCACCGCGCTCGGCGTCTACCCGGTGACGCCGGGCAGCGACGAGTACGCGATCGGCCGGCCGTTCGTGGCGCGCGCCGCGCTCCACCTTGGTCACGGCCGCACCTTCACGATCAGCGCGTCGCCGCTGGACGATGCGCACCCCTACGTCGGCGCGGTGACCCTGAACGGCCAGCCGCTGCAGCGCAGCTACCTGCGCCACGGCGAGATCGTG encodes:
- a CDS encoding GH92 family glycosyl hydrolase, which encodes MSRTIAMMLALLGFMASAPALAARGHAADVDPRIGTGGDGHTFPGATVPFGMIQLSPDTAMPDFRHAYHWAAGYQYGDGSLLGFSHTHFSGSGHSDLGDVLVMPIAGDVRLEPGDPAKPGSGYRSRFSHASEVVQAGYYAVTLSDYGVRAELTAGRRIGWHRYSFPAGKPAHLLLDLRPSIYDYPGKVLWASLRVHADGTVSGCRSTRGWAPGRELCFALRFSQPMTSRELYNRETDITYKGFKGPGNQAEDRDAQGGRALLGVFDFGKLKQPLEVKVAISPVSEANAIANLDQDGAGWDFDARRAEAKAAWDRALAVVDVDAPKTAKTQFYTALYHAMLSPTLSMDANGDYRGPDHAVHRAEGFDFYSTWSLWDVYRAQQPLMVLLHSERSTDFIRSLIAAREASPFGILPVWAYQGLETWCMIGYHAVPVIADAYVKGVRGFDADKALEAMVASATYAPYGDLADYMKLGYVPIDKEPEGASKTLEYAYDDWSLAQMAKAMGRADIAATFGKRAANWRHAWDPQTGFMRARLADGTFREPFDPEAAGYGSDYTEGNAWQYSWYVPQDVAGLIGAMGGDAKFVARLDALFEAKVDPSHFKHVEDITGLIGWYAHGNEPSHHIAYLYDYAGAPWKTQARLKQIMDSQYAARPDGLSGNDDLGQMSAWYVFTALGVYPVTPGSDEYAIGRPFVARAALHLGHGRTFTISASPLDDAHPYVGAVTLNGQPLQRSYLRHGEIVAGGELHFTMQAQPNREWGSAASARPAAMSRYGQ